In Streptomyces sp. NBC_00483, a single window of DNA contains:
- a CDS encoding acetolactate synthase large subunit, whose translation MTEQATGASQPQPRPRSGGQQSAPVEHVTGAKSLIRSLEEVGVDTVFGIPGGTILPAYDPMMDSSRVRHVLVRHEQGAGHAATGYAQATGKVGVCMATSGPGATNLVTPIADAMMDSVPLVAITGQVVSKAIGTDAFQEADIVGITMPITKHSFLVTKAEEIPQAIAQAFHIASTGRPGPVLVDIPKDLLQARTTFTWPPQQDLPGYRPVTKPHAKQIREAAKLITNAKRPVLYVGGGVLKAGATAELKMLAELTGAPVTTTLMALGAFPDSHPLHVGMPGMHGAVTAVTALQKADLIVALGARFDDRVTGNLDSFAPFAKIVHADIDPAEIGKNRAADVPIVGDAREVIADLIQAVQKEHSDGHAGDYTAWWKDLNRWRETYPLGYDQPADGSLSPQQVIERIGQLAPADTIFAAGVGQHQMWAAHYIQYEKPATWLNSGGAGTMGYSVPAAMGAKAGAPGQTVWAIDGDGCFQMTNQELTTCALNNIPIKVAIINNGALGMVRQWQTLFYNQRYSNTVLHAGPDGETPPNKGTRIPDFVKLSEAMGCYAIRCERPEDLDKCIEEANSINDRPVVVDFIVHEDAMVWPMVAAGTSNDEIMAARDVRPDFGDSEDD comes from the coding sequence ATGACCGAGCAGGCCACCGGGGCCAGCCAGCCGCAGCCGCGGCCCCGTTCCGGAGGACAGCAGTCCGCCCCCGTCGAGCACGTCACGGGTGCGAAGTCCCTCATTCGCTCGCTTGAGGAGGTCGGGGTCGACACCGTATTCGGTATCCCCGGCGGCACGATCCTTCCCGCGTACGACCCGATGATGGACTCGAGCCGGGTGCGCCACGTGCTCGTCCGTCACGAGCAGGGTGCGGGCCACGCGGCCACCGGTTACGCGCAGGCCACCGGCAAGGTCGGTGTCTGCATGGCCACTTCGGGCCCGGGTGCGACCAACCTGGTGACGCCGATCGCCGATGCGATGATGGACTCGGTGCCGCTCGTCGCGATCACCGGCCAGGTCGTCTCCAAGGCGATCGGCACGGACGCCTTCCAGGAAGCGGACATCGTCGGCATCACCATGCCGATCACCAAGCACAGCTTCCTGGTCACCAAGGCCGAGGAGATCCCGCAGGCGATCGCCCAGGCGTTCCACATCGCCTCGACCGGCCGCCCCGGCCCGGTCCTCGTGGACATCCCGAAGGACCTCCTGCAGGCGCGGACGACGTTCACCTGGCCGCCGCAGCAGGACCTGCCCGGCTACCGCCCGGTGACCAAGCCGCACGCCAAGCAGATCCGCGAGGCCGCGAAGCTGATCACGAATGCGAAGCGGCCCGTCCTCTACGTCGGTGGCGGCGTCCTCAAGGCGGGTGCCACCGCCGAGCTCAAGATGCTCGCCGAGCTCACCGGAGCGCCCGTCACCACCACCCTGATGGCGCTCGGCGCATTCCCCGACAGCCACCCGCTGCACGTGGGAATGCCGGGCATGCACGGTGCGGTCACCGCCGTCACCGCGCTGCAGAAGGCCGACCTGATCGTCGCCCTCGGAGCCCGCTTCGACGACCGCGTCACCGGCAACCTGGACAGCTTCGCCCCGTTCGCGAAGATCGTCCACGCCGACATCGACCCCGCGGAGATCGGCAAGAACCGCGCCGCCGACGTGCCGATCGTCGGGGACGCCCGCGAGGTCATCGCCGACCTGATCCAGGCGGTCCAGAAGGAGCACAGCGACGGTCACGCCGGCGACTACACCGCCTGGTGGAAGGACCTCAACCGCTGGCGCGAGACGTACCCGCTGGGCTACGACCAGCCCGCGGACGGCTCGCTCTCCCCGCAGCAGGTCATCGAGCGCATCGGCCAACTCGCCCCCGCGGACACGATCTTCGCGGCGGGCGTGGGCCAGCACCAGATGTGGGCCGCGCACTACATCCAGTACGAGAAGCCGGCCACCTGGCTGAACTCGGGCGGCGCCGGGACCATGGGCTACTCGGTGCCCGCCGCGATGGGCGCCAAGGCCGGCGCGCCGGGCCAGACGGTCTGGGCGATCGACGGCGACGGCTGCTTCCAGATGACCAATCAGGAGCTGACCACCTGCGCCCTGAACAACATCCCGATCAAGGTCGCCATCATCAACAACGGCGCCCTCGGGATGGTCCGCCAGTGGCAGACGCTGTTCTACAACCAGCGCTACTCGAACACCGTGCTGCACGCGGGCCCGGACGGCGAGACCCCGCCCAACAAGGGCACCCGCATCCCGGACTTCGTGAAGCTGAGCGAGGCCATGGGCTGCTACGCCATCCGCTGTGAGCGCCCCGAGGACCTCGACAAGTGCATCGAGGAGGCGAACTCGATCAACGACCGCCCGGTCGTGGTCGACTTCATCGTCCACGAGGACGCCATGGTGTGGCCGATGGTCGCCGCCGGCACCTCCAACGACGAGATCATGGCCGCTCGGGACGTCCGCCCCGACTTCGGCGACAGCGAAGACGACTGA
- the ilvN gene encoding acetolactate synthase small subunit: MSKHTLSVLVENKPGVLARITALFSRRGFNIDSLAVGVTEHPDISRITIVVNVESLPLEQVTKQLNKLVNVLKIVELEPDAAVARELVLAKVRADNETRSQIVEIVQLFRAKTVDVSPEAVTIEATGSSDKLEAMLKMLEPFGIKELVQSGTIAVGRGSRSITDRSLRALDRTA; encoded by the coding sequence ATGTCCAAGCACACGCTCTCCGTCCTGGTCGAGAACAAGCCCGGTGTCCTCGCCCGGATCACCGCCCTCTTCTCGCGCCGCGGCTTCAACATCGACTCGCTCGCCGTCGGCGTCACCGAGCACCCCGACATCTCGCGCATCACCATCGTCGTGAATGTCGAATCGCTCCCGCTCGAACAGGTCACGAAGCAGCTCAACAAGCTGGTCAACGTCCTGAAGATCGTGGAGCTCGAGCCCGACGCGGCCGTGGCCCGCGAGCTGGTGCTCGCCAAGGTCCGCGCCGACAACGAGACGCGCTCGCAGATCGTCGAGATCGTCCAGCTGTTCCGCGCCAAGACCGTGGACGTCTCCCCGGAGGCCGTCACCATCGAGGCCACCGGATCCAGCGACAAGCTCGAGGCGATGCTCAAGATGCTGGAACCCTTCGGCATCAAGGAGCTCGTCCAGTCGGGCACCATCGCGGTCGGCCGCGGCTCGCGCTCCATCACCGACCGGAGCCTGCGGGCGCTCGACCGCACCGCGTGA
- the ilvC gene encoding ketol-acid reductoisomerase, protein MAELFYDDDADLSIIQNRKVAVIGYGSQGHAHALSLRDSGVDVRVGLHEGSKSKAKAEEQGLRVVTPSEAAAEADVIMILVPDPIQGQVYEETIAPNLKDGDALFFGHGLNIRYGFIKPPAGVDVCMVAPKGPGHLVRRQYEEGRGVPCIAAVEQDATGKGFELALSYAKGIGGTRAGVIKTTFTEETETDLFGEQAVLCGGTAALVKAGFETLTEAGYQPEIAYFECLHELKLIVDLMYEGGLEKMRWSVSETAEWGDYVTGPRIITDATKAEMKKVLAEIQDGTFAKNWMDEYHGGLKKYNEYKTQDESSLLATTGKELRKLMSWVNDDEA, encoded by the coding sequence GTGGCCGAGCTGTTCTACGACGACGATGCCGACCTGTCCATCATCCAGAACCGCAAGGTCGCGGTGATCGGCTACGGCTCCCAGGGCCACGCCCACGCGCTCTCGCTGCGCGACTCGGGTGTCGACGTCCGTGTCGGTCTGCACGAGGGCTCCAAGTCCAAGGCGAAGGCCGAGGAGCAGGGCCTGCGCGTGGTCACCCCGTCCGAGGCCGCGGCCGAGGCCGACGTCATCATGATCCTCGTCCCGGACCCGATCCAGGGCCAGGTCTACGAGGAGACCATCGCGCCGAACCTGAAGGACGGCGACGCGCTGTTCTTCGGCCACGGCCTGAACATCCGCTACGGCTTCATCAAGCCCCCGGCCGGCGTGGACGTCTGCATGGTCGCCCCGAAGGGCCCGGGCCACCTCGTGCGCCGTCAGTACGAGGAGGGTCGCGGCGTTCCGTGCATCGCGGCCGTCGAGCAGGACGCCACCGGCAAGGGCTTCGAGCTGGCCCTCTCCTACGCGAAGGGCATCGGCGGCACGCGCGCCGGCGTCATCAAGACGACCTTCACCGAGGAGACCGAGACCGACCTGTTCGGTGAGCAGGCCGTCCTCTGTGGTGGTACCGCTGCGCTGGTCAAGGCCGGTTTCGAGACGCTGACCGAGGCCGGTTACCAGCCGGAGATCGCGTACTTCGAGTGCCTGCACGAGCTGAAGCTCATCGTCGACCTCATGTACGAGGGCGGCCTGGAGAAGATGCGCTGGTCGGTCTCCGAGACCGCCGAGTGGGGCGACTACGTCACCGGCCCGCGGATCATCACGGACGCCACCAAGGCCGAGATGAAGAAGGTCCTCGCCGAGATCCAGGACGGCACGTTCGCCAAGAACTGGATGGACGAGTACCACGGCGGTCTGAAGAAGTACAACGAGTACAAGACCCAGGACGAGTCCAGCCTCCTGGCGACCACCGGCAAGGAGCTGCGCAAGCTCATGAGCTGGGTGAACGACGACGAGGCGTAA
- the serA gene encoding phosphoglycerate dehydrogenase has translation MSTAANGKPVVLIAEELSPATVDALGPDFEIRQCNGADRAALLPAIADVDAILIRSATKVDAEAIAAAKKLKVVARAGVGLDNVDVSAATKAGVMVVNAPTSNIVTAAELACGLLIATARNIPQGSQALKGGEWKRSKYTGVELAEKTLGVVGLGRIGALVAQRMSAFGMKVVAYDPYVQPARAAQMGVKVLSLDELLEVSDFITVHLPKTPETLGLIGDEALHKVKPNVRIVNAARGGIVDEEALYSAIKEGRVAGAGLDVYAKEPCTDSPLFQFDQVVCTPHLGASTDEAQEKAGVAVAKSVRLALSGELVPDAVNVQGGVIAEDVKPGLPLAERLGRIFTALAGEVAARLDVEVYGEITQHDVKVLELSALKGVFEDVVDETVSYVNAPLFAQERGVEVRLTTSSESPDHRNVVTVRGTLGNGQEVSVSGTLAGPKHLQKIVAVNEYDVDLALADHMVVLRYEDRPGVVGTVGRVLGEAGINIGGMQVSRADVGGEALAVLTVDDTVPQSVLNELSAEIGATSARSVNLV, from the coding sequence GTGAGCACTGCTGCCAACGGCAAACCCGTCGTACTCATCGCCGAAGAGCTGTCGCCTGCGACGGTCGACGCCCTGGGCCCGGACTTCGAGATCCGCCAGTGCAACGGCGCGGACCGGGCGGCCCTGCTGCCCGCCATCGCCGACGTCGACGCGATCCTGATCCGCTCGGCCACCAAGGTCGACGCCGAGGCGATCGCCGCCGCGAAGAAGCTGAAGGTCGTCGCACGAGCCGGCGTCGGCCTCGACAACGTGGACGTGTCCGCCGCCACCAAGGCCGGCGTGATGGTCGTCAACGCGCCGACCTCGAACATCGTGACCGCCGCCGAGCTGGCCTGCGGCCTGCTCATCGCCACCGCGCGCAACATCCCGCAGGGCTCGCAGGCCCTCAAGGGCGGCGAGTGGAAGCGCAGCAAGTACACGGGCGTCGAGCTCGCGGAGAAGACCCTCGGTGTCGTCGGCCTCGGCCGCATCGGCGCGCTCGTCGCGCAGCGCATGTCCGCCTTCGGCATGAAGGTCGTCGCGTACGACCCGTACGTGCAGCCCGCGCGCGCCGCGCAGATGGGCGTGAAGGTCCTCTCCCTCGACGAGCTGCTCGAGGTCTCGGACTTCATCACCGTGCACCTCCCGAAGACGCCGGAGACCCTCGGTCTCATCGGTGACGAGGCGCTGCACAAGGTCAAGCCGAACGTGCGCATCGTCAACGCCGCGCGCGGCGGGATCGTCGACGAGGAAGCGCTGTACTCGGCGATCAAGGAAGGCCGCGTCGCCGGCGCCGGCCTCGACGTGTACGCGAAGGAGCCCTGCACGGACTCCCCGCTGTTCCAGTTCGACCAGGTCGTCTGCACCCCGCACCTCGGCGCCTCCACGGACGAGGCGCAGGAGAAGGCGGGCGTCGCCGTCGCCAAGTCGGTGCGCCTCGCGCTCTCCGGCGAGCTCGTGCCGGACGCGGTGAACGTCCAGGGCGGCGTCATCGCCGAGGACGTCAAGCCGGGCCTGCCCCTCGCGGAGCGCCTCGGCCGGATCTTCACCGCCCTCGCGGGCGAGGTCGCGGCCCGCCTCGACGTCGAGGTGTACGGCGAGATCACCCAGCACGACGTGAAGGTGCTCGAACTCTCCGCGCTCAAGGGCGTGTTCGAGGACGTCGTCGACGAGACGGTGTCGTACGTCAACGCCCCGCTGTTCGCGCAGGAGCGCGGCGTCGAGGTCCGCCTCACCACGTCCTCCGAGTCGCCCGACCACCGCAACGTCGTCACGGTGCGCGGCACCCTCGGCAACGGTCAGGAGGTCTCGGTCTCCGGCACGCTCGCGGGCCCGAAGCACCTGCAGAAGATCGTCGCGGTCAACGAGTACGACGTGGACCTGGCGCTCGCCGACCACATGGTCGTCCTGCGTTACGAGGACCGTCCGGGCGTCGTCGGCACGGTGGGCCGTGTCCTCGGTGAGGCGGGCATCAACATCGGCGGCATGCAGGTCTCGCGCGCCGACGTCGGCGGCGAGGCCCTCGCGGTCCTGACCGTGGACGACACGGTGCCGCAGTCGGTGCTGAACGAGCTGTCCGCCGAGATCGGCGCGACCTCGGCGCGGTCGGTCAACCTCGTCTGA
- a CDS encoding helix-turn-helix transcriptional regulator: MAQTFDTPFIGRADELARLTGVLERAAAGDPRAVLVAGDAGVGKTRALTEAAAHAAATGLTVLTGHCVDLGDVGLPYLPFTEILGAAAADERLAPAFAAYPAVDRLIGAASGAGPAPDPGSRLQLFEGVAGLLADLADLTPLLLVVEDLHWADQSSRDLLRFLLSRGVLQRPAPGGPPRRLAVFASYRADDLHRRHPLRPLLAELIRLPAVDRLDLRPMADADMARLVRARRTGPVPDSTVRRIVESAEGNAFYAEELLAALPGDDEGADSPTMPSGLADVLLIRIEQLTETAQQVLRTAAVAGRRVGHELLRSAVQLPEEELESALREAVGRQLLVPGDDATYSFRHALTREAVYADLLPGERVRLHGRFAALLAGEGRSPQSAAERAHHSRESHDLADALAASLEAADHAQRVGAPAEELRHLETALELWAVVDASARPEADDTATLTLRASAAAARAGDPHRAVQLTRSALARAGSDADSELAARVRYTLAGNLIRIDHLEAAFTYSSEALALIPAEPPSGTWVWAASTHVMAARHVGRNEDAERVARQALGIAERLELPDARADLMISLVGLEAHNRRTRQGRDRLVGARELAGGAGNLPVEMRALYNLAIGCYESGDLDACLPWIADGLDLARRGGLLTSPYALELRYLQSLLLYTLGRWDECARAAAADTELLPPAGGFAIAPALYVALARGEYDAAVTGARGLLDHHFDWMAALVAAIVLTDAAALRGDAEECVRQMHASVESLTDVSGGTRPDAVVRLAALALAAVADAAEEARLSGDTAGSERWAVTATELVELARDTAAHGEDGTEQGPEGLAWLARAEAERVRAATGPDVAAWERAVTAFDYGEPYELARCQRRLAEALLTADRREEAAEQAYAARDAAVRLGAEPLREALDTLIRRGRLADAPAAGDRIAALTARESDVLRLLGRGRTNRQIGEELFISGKTASVHVSNILAKLGAASRTEAVGIAYREGLIEPEAS; encoded by the coding sequence GTGGCTCAGACATTCGATACGCCGTTCATCGGCCGGGCGGACGAACTCGCCCGGCTCACCGGCGTCCTGGAGCGGGCCGCGGCCGGCGACCCGCGCGCCGTCCTGGTCGCCGGGGACGCCGGCGTCGGCAAGACCCGGGCGCTGACGGAGGCCGCGGCACACGCCGCCGCCACCGGCCTGACCGTCCTCACCGGCCACTGCGTGGACCTCGGCGACGTGGGCCTGCCGTACCTCCCGTTCACGGAGATCCTCGGCGCTGCGGCCGCCGACGAGCGGCTCGCCCCGGCCTTCGCCGCGTACCCCGCGGTGGACCGGCTCATCGGCGCGGCCTCGGGGGCAGGCCCCGCGCCCGACCCCGGCAGCCGCCTCCAACTCTTCGAGGGCGTCGCGGGACTCCTCGCCGACCTGGCCGACCTGACCCCGCTCCTCCTGGTCGTCGAGGACCTCCACTGGGCCGACCAGTCCTCCCGCGACCTGCTCCGCTTCCTGCTCAGCCGGGGCGTCCTGCAACGGCCCGCGCCGGGCGGCCCGCCCCGCCGCCTCGCCGTCTTCGCCTCGTACCGCGCGGACGACCTGCACCGCCGCCACCCCCTGCGGCCACTGCTCGCCGAGCTGATCAGGCTGCCTGCCGTCGACCGTCTCGACCTGCGTCCGATGGCCGACGCGGACATGGCCCGCCTCGTGCGCGCCCGCCGCACAGGACCCGTGCCCGACAGCACCGTCCGCCGCATCGTCGAGAGCGCCGAGGGAAACGCCTTCTACGCCGAGGAGTTGCTCGCCGCGCTGCCCGGCGACGACGAGGGGGCCGACTCCCCCACCATGCCCAGCGGCCTGGCCGACGTGCTGCTCATCCGGATCGAGCAACTCACCGAGACCGCCCAGCAGGTGCTGCGCACGGCGGCCGTCGCGGGCCGCCGGGTCGGGCACGAGCTGCTGCGGTCCGCCGTCCAACTGCCCGAGGAGGAGCTGGAGTCGGCGCTGCGCGAGGCCGTCGGACGCCAGCTCCTCGTGCCGGGCGACGACGCCACGTACTCGTTCCGGCACGCCCTCACCCGCGAGGCCGTGTACGCGGATCTGCTGCCCGGTGAACGGGTCAGGCTGCACGGGCGGTTCGCCGCGCTCCTCGCGGGCGAGGGCCGTTCACCGCAGAGCGCGGCGGAGCGCGCCCACCACTCGCGCGAGAGCCACGACCTGGCCGACGCCCTCGCGGCCTCCCTCGAGGCCGCCGACCACGCCCAGCGCGTCGGCGCGCCCGCCGAGGAGCTGCGGCACCTGGAGACAGCGCTCGAACTGTGGGCCGTGGTGGACGCGTCCGCGCGCCCCGAGGCCGACGACACGGCCACCCTCACCCTGCGCGCCTCGGCCGCCGCCGCCCGCGCGGGCGACCCCCATCGCGCGGTCCAGCTCACCCGCTCCGCGCTCGCCCGGGCCGGCTCCGATGCCGACTCCGAGCTCGCGGCGCGCGTGCGCTACACCCTCGCGGGCAACCTGATCCGGATCGACCACCTGGAAGCCGCGTTCACGTACAGCAGCGAGGCGCTGGCACTGATCCCGGCAGAGCCGCCCTCGGGCACCTGGGTGTGGGCGGCCTCGACCCACGTCATGGCCGCGCGGCACGTGGGCAGGAACGAGGACGCCGAGCGCGTCGCCCGACAGGCGCTCGGCATCGCCGAGCGACTTGAACTGCCCGACGCCCGGGCCGACTTGATGATCTCGCTGGTCGGCCTTGAGGCGCACAACCGGCGTACGCGGCAGGGCCGGGACCGACTGGTCGGCGCCCGTGAGCTGGCCGGCGGCGCCGGGAACCTGCCGGTGGAGATGCGGGCCCTCTACAACCTCGCCATCGGCTGTTACGAGTCCGGCGACCTGGACGCCTGCCTGCCCTGGATCGCCGACGGCCTCGACCTCGCCCGCCGCGGCGGCCTCCTCACCTCGCCGTACGCCCTCGAACTGCGCTACCTGCAGTCCCTGCTGCTCTACACGCTGGGCCGCTGGGACGAATGCGCGCGAGCTGCCGCCGCCGACACCGAACTGCTGCCGCCCGCGGGCGGGTTCGCGATCGCGCCCGCGCTGTACGTGGCCCTGGCCCGCGGCGAGTACGACGCGGCCGTCACCGGGGCCCGGGGGCTGCTCGACCATCACTTCGACTGGATGGCGGCACTCGTCGCCGCGATCGTGCTGACCGACGCGGCCGCACTGCGCGGCGACGCCGAGGAATGCGTACGACAGATGCACGCGTCGGTCGAGTCGCTCACCGACGTCTCGGGCGGCACGCGGCCCGACGCCGTGGTGCGGCTCGCCGCGCTTGCCCTGGCGGCGGTCGCGGACGCGGCGGAGGAGGCCCGGCTCTCCGGCGACACGGCGGGCTCGGAGCGCTGGGCGGTGACCGCGACCGAGCTGGTGGAGCTGGCCCGCGACACGGCGGCCCACGGCGAGGACGGCACGGAGCAGGGCCCCGAGGGCCTGGCCTGGCTGGCCCGCGCCGAGGCCGAGCGGGTGCGCGCCGCGACCGGCCCCGACGTCGCGGCCTGGGAACGGGCCGTGACGGCGTTCGACTACGGCGAGCCGTACGAACTGGCCCGCTGCCAGAGGAGGTTGGCCGAGGCCCTGCTCACCGCGGACCGCCGCGAGGAGGCCGCCGAGCAGGCGTACGCGGCCCGGGACGCGGCCGTACGGCTCGGCGCCGAGCCGCTGCGCGAGGCCCTGGACACCCTGATCAGGCGGGGCCGCCTCGCCGACGCCCCGGCCGCCGGGGACCGTATCGCCGCACTGACCGCCCGGGAGAGCGACGTGCTGCGGCTGCTCGGCCGGGGGCGCACCAACCGCCAGATCGGCGAGGAGCTGTTCATCAGCGGCAAGACCGCGAGCGTCCACGTCTCGAACATCCTCGCCAAGCTGGGCGCCGCGAGCCGCACCGAGGCGGTGGGCATCGCGTACCGCGAGGGCCTGATCGAGCCGGAGGCGTCCTGA
- a CDS encoding MFS transporter produces the protein MTNPTSTTPPAETLAGRREWTALGVLMLPLLLVSMDVSVLYFAIPQISADLEPSGTQQLWIFDIYAFVLAGLLMTMGSLGDRIGRRKLLLFGAAAFGTASVLAAYANSAETLIAARALLGVGGATLMPSTMAIVRTMFTDPGQRVKAIGMWSGVMTGGIALGSVMSGILVEHFWWGSVFLVNLPAMVLLLVLGPVLLPESKNPEPGRFDLLSVPLSMAAVLPVIYGIKEIPSEGWNVRYVLSITVGLLFAALFVHRQRTVKSPLISPALFRGRGFAPGVVLNLVSSFGMMGSAYFTTQYLQSVLGKSSMAAALWSLLPTVMVGVAAPVAAQLVAKGVHRAHVVAGGFTVAACGYALLAFTGTDSLWLVLAGAGVLASGIVTVMSQMMDLALGTVPTANSGSAASLLETGAEFGGALGMAVLGSIGTAVYRHGVPADAPAAAHETLGGALAVAGQLPGDAGRALTTAAREAFTNGMQAAAIAGAVVLLAAAVLSVATLRKVTVREDTADHEAGAPAAAPDEKATV, from the coding sequence ATGACGAACCCGACGAGCACCACCCCACCCGCCGAAACCCTTGCGGGGCGCCGCGAGTGGACCGCCCTCGGCGTGCTGATGCTTCCGCTGCTCCTGGTCTCGATGGACGTCTCCGTCCTCTACTTCGCGATCCCCCAGATCAGCGCCGACCTGGAGCCGAGCGGCACCCAACAGCTGTGGATCTTCGACATCTACGCGTTCGTGCTCGCCGGCCTGCTGATGACCATGGGCTCGCTCGGCGACCGCATCGGGCGCCGCAAGCTGCTACTGTTCGGCGCCGCCGCCTTCGGCACCGCCTCCGTCCTCGCCGCGTACGCGAACAGCGCCGAGACGCTCATCGCCGCCCGCGCGCTCCTCGGCGTCGGCGGCGCGACGCTCATGCCGTCCACCATGGCGATCGTCCGCACGATGTTCACCGACCCCGGCCAGCGCGTGAAGGCGATCGGCATGTGGTCCGGCGTCATGACCGGCGGCATCGCGCTCGGCTCGGTGATGAGCGGCATCCTCGTCGAGCACTTCTGGTGGGGGTCGGTCTTCCTTGTCAACCTGCCCGCGATGGTGCTGCTCCTGGTCCTCGGCCCGGTCCTGCTGCCGGAGTCCAAGAACCCGGAGCCCGGCCGCTTCGACCTGCTGAGCGTGCCGCTGTCGATGGCCGCCGTGCTGCCCGTCATCTACGGCATCAAGGAGATCCCGTCCGAGGGCTGGAACGTGCGGTACGTCCTCTCGATCACCGTGGGGCTGCTGTTCGCCGCCCTGTTCGTGCACCGCCAGCGCACCGTCAAGTCCCCGCTGATCTCCCCCGCCCTGTTCCGCGGCCGCGGCTTCGCCCCCGGCGTCGTCCTGAACCTCGTCTCGTCCTTCGGCATGATGGGCTCGGCGTACTTCACCACCCAGTACCTGCAGTCCGTGCTCGGCAAGAGCTCCATGGCGGCCGCGCTCTGGTCGCTGCTCCCCACGGTCATGGTCGGCGTGGCGGCCCCCGTCGCCGCGCAGCTCGTCGCGAAGGGCGTGCACCGCGCCCATGTCGTCGCCGGCGGCTTCACCGTCGCCGCCTGCGGATACGCGCTGCTGGCCTTCACCGGCACCGACTCGCTCTGGCTGGTCCTGGCCGGCGCCGGCGTCCTCGCTTCCGGCATCGTCACCGTGATGTCCCAGATGATGGACCTGGCGCTCGGCACCGTCCCGACCGCCAACTCCGGCTCCGCCGCGTCCCTGTTGGAGACGGGAGCCGAGTTCGGCGGCGCCCTCGGCATGGCGGTCCTCGGCTCCATCGGCACGGCCGTCTACCGCCACGGCGTCCCCGCCGACGCCCCGGCCGCGGCCCACGAGACGCTGGGCGGCGCCCTCGCGGTCGCCGGGCAGCTGCCGGGCGACGCGGGCCGGGCCCTGACGACCGCCGCACGGGAGGCCTTCACCAACGGCATGCAGGCGGCGGCGATCGCGGGGGCGGTCGTGCTCCTGGCCGCCGCGGTCCTCTCCGTGGCGACCCTGCGCAAGGTGACGGTGCGCGAGGACACGGCGGACCACGAGGCCGGGGCCCCCGCGGCGGCGCCGGACGAGAAGGCGACGGTCTGA
- a CDS encoding TetR/AcrR family transcriptional regulator yields MGHREDLLEGAKRCLLEKGFARTTARDIVKESGANLASIGYHYGSKDALLAQAYLALVEESSDVFDQGGFKAPAGSLERFQEVWGNVIESLGKPDSMWYLGMELVVLGDKLPAVREIVGKAQSEGGRGTIPMFMGGEEPPADHPAVDTLGKLYMTLMTGLIAEYMLDPESAPSAEELTEGMRRLITAAQATESSQS; encoded by the coding sequence ATGGGACACCGCGAAGATCTGCTCGAAGGCGCCAAGCGCTGCCTTCTGGAGAAGGGGTTCGCGCGCACGACGGCGCGCGACATCGTCAAGGAGTCCGGGGCGAACCTGGCGTCGATCGGCTACCACTACGGGTCGAAGGACGCGCTGCTCGCGCAGGCCTACCTCGCCCTGGTGGAGGAGTCGTCCGACGTCTTCGACCAGGGCGGTTTCAAGGCCCCGGCCGGTTCGCTGGAGCGCTTCCAGGAGGTCTGGGGGAACGTCATCGAGAGCCTGGGCAAGCCCGACTCCATGTGGTACCTGGGCATGGAACTCGTGGTGCTGGGCGACAAGTTGCCCGCCGTGCGGGAGATCGTGGGCAAGGCGCAGAGCGAGGGCGGCCGCGGGACCATCCCCATGTTCATGGGTGGCGAGGAGCCGCCTGCCGACCACCCCGCCGTCGACACTCTCGGCAAGCTCTACATGACGCTGATGACCGGGCTCATCGCCGAGTACATGCTCGACCCGGAGAGCGCGCCCAGCGCCGAGGAGCTCACCGAGGGGATGCGTCGGTTGATCACGGCCGCGCAGGCCACGGAGTCCTCACAGTCGTGA